The proteins below are encoded in one region of Triticum aestivum cultivar Chinese Spring chromosome 1B, IWGSC CS RefSeq v2.1, whole genome shotgun sequence:
- the LOC123149894 gene encoding mitochondrial outer membrane porin-like isoform X1, translating to MCELVSDYATVIVGICLITGLADQKHGLLEPGVEEALIERFFPNNNPGLFEEIGRRTREVMFKDFEPVISVLVEPQRADGPLLSSFMKRSPMQIIVGHQLKLRQGAIGLDVKVDSAKHVSSLFSFPGVFGADYDPKVRLCYPFHDSSITLDAFYENAAVRANLSMHPIHGDALLSLSGLFGTKAFNLGGRMEVDAGNVLRNSYAVGGSISSSAFTAGLQYNNRDQLLLMVSHKLQEKSHVKELMHRSSIGKDLYALFCPPASSQTTIAAQLIYCSTAQSTVGAVGIEFADPDSVLKLRLASSGVISTSWKNRFGLATVGLKAQFDVTDLGARPRVGFSVSVSPRF from the exons ATGTGTGAGCTTGTCTCTGACTATGCAACAGTAATTGTGGGCATTTGTTTGATTACTG GACTTGCTGATCAAAAACATGGACTTCTTGAACCAGGAGTGGAGGAGGCTCTTATTGAGAGGTTCTTTCCCAACAATAACCCTGGCTTGTTTGAAGAGATCGGGCGTCGGACAAGGGAGGTTATGTTCAAGGATTTCGAGCCTGTGATAAGCGTACTGGTTGAGCCCCAGCGTGCTGATGGACCC CTCTTGTCCTCGTTCATGAAGAGGTCTCCGATGCAGATAATTGTTGGGCATCAGCTGAAGCTTCGCCAAGGAGCAATTGGTCTCGACGTGAAAGTAGACTCTGCGAAACAT GTGAGCTCGCTTTTCTCCTTCCCTGGTGTGTTTGGTGCCGATTATGATCCAAAAGTCCGATTGTGCTATCCATTCCACGACTCTTCTATC ACCCTTGACGCCTTCTATGAGAACGCTGCTGTGCGAGCCAATCTCAGCATGCATCCTATCCATGGAGACGCCTTGCTATCCTTGTCCGGTCTTTTTGGAACCAAAGCCTTTAACCTAGGCGGGCGAATGGAGGTTGACGCTGGGAATGTTCTCCGCAACAGCTATGCAGTTGGAGGGTCCATTAGCAGCAGTGCCTTCACCGCCGGACTGCAGTA TAATAACCGCGACCAGCTGTTGCTGATGGTGTCCCACAAGCTTCAGGAGAAATCGCATGTCAAGGAGCTGATGCACCGCTCATCCATTGGCAAGGACCTCTACGCCCTCTTTTGTCCCCCCGCGTCCTCTCAGACGACGATCGCGGCCCAGCTGATCTACTGCAGCACAGCCCAGAGCACTGTTGGTGCAGTTGGAATCGAGTTTGCGGACCCTGACTCTGTCCTGAAGCTCCGTCTCGCAAGCTCAGGTGTGATATCTACCTCGTGGAAGAACAGATTTGGACTGGCCACTGTGGGGTTAAAGGCCCAGTTTGATGTCACTGACCTGGGTGCCCGTCCCCGGGTTGGCTTCTCAGTGTCTGTCAGTCCCCGGTTCTGA
- the LOC123149894 gene encoding uncharacterized protein isoform X2 encodes MFKDFEPVISVLVEPQRADGPLLSSFMKRSPMQIIVGHQLKLRQGAIGLDVKVDSAKHVSSLFSFPGVFGADYDPKVRLCYPFHDSSITLDAFYENAAVRANLSMHPIHGDALLSLSGLFGTKAFNLGGRMEVDAGNVLRNSYAVGGSISSSAFTAGLQYNNRDQLLLMVSHKLQEKSHVKELMHRSSIGKDLYALFCPPASSQTTIAAQLIYCSTAQSTVGAVGIEFADPDSVLKLRLASSGVISTSWKNRFGLATVGLKAQFDVTDLGARPRVGFSVSVSPRF; translated from the exons ATGTTCAAGGATTTCGAGCCTGTGATAAGCGTACTGGTTGAGCCCCAGCGTGCTGATGGACCC CTCTTGTCCTCGTTCATGAAGAGGTCTCCGATGCAGATAATTGTTGGGCATCAGCTGAAGCTTCGCCAAGGAGCAATTGGTCTCGACGTGAAAGTAGACTCTGCGAAACAT GTGAGCTCGCTTTTCTCCTTCCCTGGTGTGTTTGGTGCCGATTATGATCCAAAAGTCCGATTGTGCTATCCATTCCACGACTCTTCTATC ACCCTTGACGCCTTCTATGAGAACGCTGCTGTGCGAGCCAATCTCAGCATGCATCCTATCCATGGAGACGCCTTGCTATCCTTGTCCGGTCTTTTTGGAACCAAAGCCTTTAACCTAGGCGGGCGAATGGAGGTTGACGCTGGGAATGTTCTCCGCAACAGCTATGCAGTTGGAGGGTCCATTAGCAGCAGTGCCTTCACCGCCGGACTGCAGTA TAATAACCGCGACCAGCTGTTGCTGATGGTGTCCCACAAGCTTCAGGAGAAATCGCATGTCAAGGAGCTGATGCACCGCTCATCCATTGGCAAGGACCTCTACGCCCTCTTTTGTCCCCCCGCGTCCTCTCAGACGACGATCGCGGCCCAGCTGATCTACTGCAGCACAGCCCAGAGCACTGTTGGTGCAGTTGGAATCGAGTTTGCGGACCCTGACTCTGTCCTGAAGCTCCGTCTCGCAAGCTCAGGTGTGATATCTACCTCGTGGAAGAACAGATTTGGACTGGCCACTGTGGGGTTAAAGGCCCAGTTTGATGTCACTGACCTGGGTGCCCGTCCCCGGGTTGGCTTCTCAGTGTCTGTCAGTCCCCGGTTCTGA